One Rosa chinensis cultivar Old Blush chromosome 5, RchiOBHm-V2, whole genome shotgun sequence genomic region harbors:
- the LOC112203448 gene encoding YTH domain-containing protein ECT2 isoform X3, giving the protein MATVAPPADPADLLQKLSLDSQTKTLEIPEPTKKPSVNQYGSIDSGNAANGQIQSDRSVTPLSTDFMDQSFSYLPNGYPSTAYYYGGYDGTGDWDDYSRYVNPEGVDMTSGVYGDNGSLMYHHGYGYAPYGPYSPAASPVPTMGNDGQLYGPQHYQYPPYFQPLTPTSGPYTPSPVAPQNDVSTSLAADQKPLPVETANGISNGIANNGSVKGNNVSAPLSTYQTTSFNSNGSYGRGALPARVPTPGYQDPRYGYDTVRSPIPWLDAPLFSDGQHRPVANTPITSSNSNGNRIPSLRNQNYRPNSHFMGLHHPRPLSGIGTAQGFMNSSMYPSKLFGQYGNTVRSGLGFGSHGYDSRTNGRTWLAVDNKYKQPRGRNGGYYGYGNENSDGLNELNRGPRARGSKNQKSFPPSALAIKGQNVPANLSNDEEKDTSSVPDREQYNKADFPEDYTDAKFFIIKSYSEDDVHKSIKYNVWASTPNGNKKLHAAYQEAQEKTGGCPVFLFFSVNTSGQFVGVAEMLGPVDFNKNLEYWQQDKWNGCFSVKWHIVKDVPNSLLKHITLENNENKPVTNSRDTQEVKLEPGLKMIKIFKEHSSKTCILDDFGFYESRQKTIQEKKAKQQQQFQKQQVWEGKTLDEKKEVVTNGQVKTQNSSDVPSEITKESISIVHASEELKPAENGSIATGEAPKGAKPVVAEKRVVANGVANGC; this is encoded by the exons ATGGCCACCGTTGCTCCTCCTGCAGATC CAGCAGATTTGCTTCAGAAGTTGTCATTAGATTCTCAGACCAAGACCCTGGAAATTCCAGAGCCTACAAAGAAG CCTTCTGTTAACCAATATGGGTCTATTGATTCTGGCAACGCTGCAAATGGTCAGATCCAATCTGATCGCTCTGTGACTCCACTGTCGACTGATTTCATGGATCAATCTTTCTCCTATCTCCCAAATGGTTATCCATCAACAGCCTATTACTATGGAG GCTATGATGGGACTGGCGACTGGGATGATTACTCGAGATATGTGAATCCAGAGGGAGTAGATATGACTTCC GGGGTTTATGGAGATAACGGGTCTCTTATGTACCACCATGGTTATGGGTATGCACCGTATGGGCCTTATTCACCAGCAGCTTCCCCTGTTCCAACTATGGGAAATGATGGTCAATTATATGGGCCTCAACACTACCAGTATCCGCCCTATTTCCAGCCGCTGACTCCAACCAGTGGGCCATACACTCCCAGTCCTGTAGCCCCTCAGAATGACGTATCCACATCTTTAGCTGCTGACCAAAAGCCTCTGCCTGTGGAAACAGCTAATGGAATTTCTAATGGCATTgcaaataacggaagtgtgaaAGGAAATAACGTTTCAGCTCCCTTATCGACATATCAAACCACATCTTTCAACTCCAATGGTTCATATGGACGAGGTGCTTTACCTGCACGTGTTCCTACTCCTGGGTACCAGGACCCAAGATATGGTTATGACACAGTACGTTCTCCAATTCCTTGGTTAGATGCCCCACTTTTTTCAGATGGGCAGCATAGACCTGTGGCAAATACACCCATTACTTCTTCAAACTCGAATGGCAATAGAATTCCATCTTTGAGGAATCAGAACTACCGTCCAAATTCTCACTTCATG ggtttgcACCACCCAAGACCACTGTCAGGAATAGGTACAGCTCAAGGGTTTATGAATAGCAGCATGTACCCTAGCAAGTTATTTGGCCAGTATGGAAACACAGTTAGATCCGGTCTGGGATTTGGGTCTCATGGTTATGATTCGCGAACCAATGGACGCACATGGCTGGCTGTTGACAACAAGTATAAACAACCCAGGGGACGTAATGGTGGTTACTATGGATATGGTAATGAGAACTCGGATGGTTTAAATGAACTCAACAGAGGACCTCGGGCGAGAGGCTCAAAGAACCAAAAGAGTTTTCCCCCTAGTGCATTGGCTATCAAGGGACAGAACGTGCCAGCAAATCTTAGTAATGATGAGGAAAAGGATACAAGTTCTGTTCCAGACAGAGAGCAGTACAACAAAGCAGATTTTCCGGAGGATTATACTGATGCCAAATTTTTCATCATCAAGTCATATAGTGAGGATGATGTCCATAAAAGCATCAAGTATAATGTTTGGGCCAGCACACCAAATGGCAACAAGAAGCTTCATGCAGCATATCAGGAGGCTCAGGAGAAGACTGGTGGCTGCCctgtatttctttttttctcg GTCAATACCAGCGGGCAATTTGTCGGTGTCGCTGAGATGTTGGGGCCTGTTGATTTTAACAAGAATTTGGAGTACTGGCAGCAAGACAAATGGAATGGCTGTTTCTCTGTCAAGTGGCATATTGTTAAAGACGTTCCTAACAGTTTGCTGAAGCATATTACTCTTGAAAATAATGAGAACAAGCCTGTGACTAATAGTAGGGACACTCAAGAG GTTAAGTTGGAACCAGggcttaaaatgatcaaaatattcaaggagCATTCAAGCAAAACATGCATTTTGGATGACTTTGGATTTTATGAGTCCCGCCAGAAGACAATTCAGGAGAAGAAGGCTAAGCAACAGCAGCAGTTTCAGAAGCAG CAGGTATGGGAAGGAAAAACCCTTGATGAGAAGAAAGAGGTGGTGACAAATGGGCAAGTCAAAACACAAAATTCATCGGATGTTCCCTCTGAGATAACTAAGGAGTCTATCTCAATAGTGCATGCCAGCGAGGAGCTGAAACCTGCAGAAAATGGATCAATTGCAACTGGAGAAGCCCCAAAGGGTGCTAAGCCGGTTGTGGCTGAGAAGAGGGTTGTAGCAAATGGGGTTGCAAACGGTTGCTAG
- the LOC112203448 gene encoding YTH domain-containing protein ECT2 isoform X1, whose translation MATVAPPADQAADLLQKLSLDSQTKTLEIPEPTKKPSVNQYGSIDSGNAANGQIQSDRSVTPLSTDFMDQSFSYLPNGYPSTAYYYGGYDGTGDWDDYSRYVNPEGVDMTSGVYGDNGSLMYHHGYGYAPYGPYSPAASPVPTMGNDGQLYGPQHYQYPPYFQPLTPTSGPYTPSPVAPQNDVSTSLAADQKPLPVETANGISNGIANNGSVKGNNVSAPLSTYQTTSFNSNGSYGRGALPARVPTPGYQDPRYGYDTVRSPIPWLDAPLFSDGQHRPVANTPITSSNSNGNRIPSLRNQNYRPNSHFMGLHHPRPLSGIGTAQGFMNSSMYPSKLFGQYGNTVRSGLGFGSHGYDSRTNGRTWLAVDNKYKQPRGRNGGYYGYGNENSDGLNELNRGPRARGSKNQKSFPPSALAIKGQNVPANLSNDEEKDTSSVPDREQYNKADFPEDYTDAKFFIIKSYSEDDVHKSIKYNVWASTPNGNKKLHAAYQEAQEKTGGCPVFLFFSVNTSGQFVGVAEMLGPVDFNKNLEYWQQDKWNGCFSVKWHIVKDVPNSLLKHITLENNENKPVTNSRDTQEVKLEPGLKMIKIFKEHSSKTCILDDFGFYESRQKTIQEKKAKQQQQFQKQQVWEGKTLDEKKEVVTNGQVKTQNSSDVPSEITKESISIVHASEELKPAENGSIATGEAPKGAKPVVAEKRVVANGVANGC comes from the exons ATGGCCACCGTTGCTCCTCCTGCAGATC AAGCAGCAGATTTGCTTCAGAAGTTGTCATTAGATTCTCAGACCAAGACCCTGGAAATTCCAGAGCCTACAAAGAAG CCTTCTGTTAACCAATATGGGTCTATTGATTCTGGCAACGCTGCAAATGGTCAGATCCAATCTGATCGCTCTGTGACTCCACTGTCGACTGATTTCATGGATCAATCTTTCTCCTATCTCCCAAATGGTTATCCATCAACAGCCTATTACTATGGAG GCTATGATGGGACTGGCGACTGGGATGATTACTCGAGATATGTGAATCCAGAGGGAGTAGATATGACTTCC GGGGTTTATGGAGATAACGGGTCTCTTATGTACCACCATGGTTATGGGTATGCACCGTATGGGCCTTATTCACCAGCAGCTTCCCCTGTTCCAACTATGGGAAATGATGGTCAATTATATGGGCCTCAACACTACCAGTATCCGCCCTATTTCCAGCCGCTGACTCCAACCAGTGGGCCATACACTCCCAGTCCTGTAGCCCCTCAGAATGACGTATCCACATCTTTAGCTGCTGACCAAAAGCCTCTGCCTGTGGAAACAGCTAATGGAATTTCTAATGGCATTgcaaataacggaagtgtgaaAGGAAATAACGTTTCAGCTCCCTTATCGACATATCAAACCACATCTTTCAACTCCAATGGTTCATATGGACGAGGTGCTTTACCTGCACGTGTTCCTACTCCTGGGTACCAGGACCCAAGATATGGTTATGACACAGTACGTTCTCCAATTCCTTGGTTAGATGCCCCACTTTTTTCAGATGGGCAGCATAGACCTGTGGCAAATACACCCATTACTTCTTCAAACTCGAATGGCAATAGAATTCCATCTTTGAGGAATCAGAACTACCGTCCAAATTCTCACTTCATG ggtttgcACCACCCAAGACCACTGTCAGGAATAGGTACAGCTCAAGGGTTTATGAATAGCAGCATGTACCCTAGCAAGTTATTTGGCCAGTATGGAAACACAGTTAGATCCGGTCTGGGATTTGGGTCTCATGGTTATGATTCGCGAACCAATGGACGCACATGGCTGGCTGTTGACAACAAGTATAAACAACCCAGGGGACGTAATGGTGGTTACTATGGATATGGTAATGAGAACTCGGATGGTTTAAATGAACTCAACAGAGGACCTCGGGCGAGAGGCTCAAAGAACCAAAAGAGTTTTCCCCCTAGTGCATTGGCTATCAAGGGACAGAACGTGCCAGCAAATCTTAGTAATGATGAGGAAAAGGATACAAGTTCTGTTCCAGACAGAGAGCAGTACAACAAAGCAGATTTTCCGGAGGATTATACTGATGCCAAATTTTTCATCATCAAGTCATATAGTGAGGATGATGTCCATAAAAGCATCAAGTATAATGTTTGGGCCAGCACACCAAATGGCAACAAGAAGCTTCATGCAGCATATCAGGAGGCTCAGGAGAAGACTGGTGGCTGCCctgtatttctttttttctcg GTCAATACCAGCGGGCAATTTGTCGGTGTCGCTGAGATGTTGGGGCCTGTTGATTTTAACAAGAATTTGGAGTACTGGCAGCAAGACAAATGGAATGGCTGTTTCTCTGTCAAGTGGCATATTGTTAAAGACGTTCCTAACAGTTTGCTGAAGCATATTACTCTTGAAAATAATGAGAACAAGCCTGTGACTAATAGTAGGGACACTCAAGAG GTTAAGTTGGAACCAGggcttaaaatgatcaaaatattcaaggagCATTCAAGCAAAACATGCATTTTGGATGACTTTGGATTTTATGAGTCCCGCCAGAAGACAATTCAGGAGAAGAAGGCTAAGCAACAGCAGCAGTTTCAGAAGCAG CAGGTATGGGAAGGAAAAACCCTTGATGAGAAGAAAGAGGTGGTGACAAATGGGCAAGTCAAAACACAAAATTCATCGGATGTTCCCTCTGAGATAACTAAGGAGTCTATCTCAATAGTGCATGCCAGCGAGGAGCTGAAACCTGCAGAAAATGGATCAATTGCAACTGGAGAAGCCCCAAAGGGTGCTAAGCCGGTTGTGGCTGAGAAGAGGGTTGTAGCAAATGGGGTTGCAAACGGTTGCTAG
- the LOC112203448 gene encoding YTH domain-containing protein ECT2 isoform X2, whose amino-acid sequence MATVAPPADQAADLLQKLSLDSQTKTLEIPEPTKKPSVNQYGSIDSGNAANGQIQSDRSVTPLSTDFMDQSFSYLPNGYPSTAYYYGGYDGTGDWDDYSRYVNPEGVDMTSGVYGDNGSLMYHHGYGYAPYGPYSPAASPVPTMGNDGQLYGPQHYQYPPYFQPLTPTSGPYTPSPVAPQNDVSTSLAADQKPLPVETANGISNGIANNGSVKGNNVSAPLSTYQTTSFNSNGSYGRGALPARVPTPGYQDPRYGYDTVRSPIPWLDAPLFSDGQHRPVANTPITSSNSNGNRIPSLRNQNYRPNSHFMGLHHPRPLSGIGTAQGFMNSSMYPSKLFGQYGNTVRSGLGFGSHGYDSRTNGRTWLAVDNKYKQPRGRNGGYYGYGNENSDGLNELNRGPRARGSKNQKSFPPSALAIKGQNVPANLSNDEEKDTSSVPDREQYNKADFPEDYTDAKFFIIKSYSEDDVHKSIKYNVWASTPNGNKKLHAAYQEAQEKTGGCPVFLFFSVNTSGQFVGVAEMLGPVDFNKNLEYWQQDKWNGCFSVKWHIVKDVPNSLLKHITLENNENKPVTNSRDTQEVKLEPGLKMIKIFKEHSSKTCILDDFGFYESRQKTIQEKKAKQQQQFQKQVWEGKTLDEKKEVVTNGQVKTQNSSDVPSEITKESISIVHASEELKPAENGSIATGEAPKGAKPVVAEKRVVANGVANGC is encoded by the exons ATGGCCACCGTTGCTCCTCCTGCAGATC AAGCAGCAGATTTGCTTCAGAAGTTGTCATTAGATTCTCAGACCAAGACCCTGGAAATTCCAGAGCCTACAAAGAAG CCTTCTGTTAACCAATATGGGTCTATTGATTCTGGCAACGCTGCAAATGGTCAGATCCAATCTGATCGCTCTGTGACTCCACTGTCGACTGATTTCATGGATCAATCTTTCTCCTATCTCCCAAATGGTTATCCATCAACAGCCTATTACTATGGAG GCTATGATGGGACTGGCGACTGGGATGATTACTCGAGATATGTGAATCCAGAGGGAGTAGATATGACTTCC GGGGTTTATGGAGATAACGGGTCTCTTATGTACCACCATGGTTATGGGTATGCACCGTATGGGCCTTATTCACCAGCAGCTTCCCCTGTTCCAACTATGGGAAATGATGGTCAATTATATGGGCCTCAACACTACCAGTATCCGCCCTATTTCCAGCCGCTGACTCCAACCAGTGGGCCATACACTCCCAGTCCTGTAGCCCCTCAGAATGACGTATCCACATCTTTAGCTGCTGACCAAAAGCCTCTGCCTGTGGAAACAGCTAATGGAATTTCTAATGGCATTgcaaataacggaagtgtgaaAGGAAATAACGTTTCAGCTCCCTTATCGACATATCAAACCACATCTTTCAACTCCAATGGTTCATATGGACGAGGTGCTTTACCTGCACGTGTTCCTACTCCTGGGTACCAGGACCCAAGATATGGTTATGACACAGTACGTTCTCCAATTCCTTGGTTAGATGCCCCACTTTTTTCAGATGGGCAGCATAGACCTGTGGCAAATACACCCATTACTTCTTCAAACTCGAATGGCAATAGAATTCCATCTTTGAGGAATCAGAACTACCGTCCAAATTCTCACTTCATG ggtttgcACCACCCAAGACCACTGTCAGGAATAGGTACAGCTCAAGGGTTTATGAATAGCAGCATGTACCCTAGCAAGTTATTTGGCCAGTATGGAAACACAGTTAGATCCGGTCTGGGATTTGGGTCTCATGGTTATGATTCGCGAACCAATGGACGCACATGGCTGGCTGTTGACAACAAGTATAAACAACCCAGGGGACGTAATGGTGGTTACTATGGATATGGTAATGAGAACTCGGATGGTTTAAATGAACTCAACAGAGGACCTCGGGCGAGAGGCTCAAAGAACCAAAAGAGTTTTCCCCCTAGTGCATTGGCTATCAAGGGACAGAACGTGCCAGCAAATCTTAGTAATGATGAGGAAAAGGATACAAGTTCTGTTCCAGACAGAGAGCAGTACAACAAAGCAGATTTTCCGGAGGATTATACTGATGCCAAATTTTTCATCATCAAGTCATATAGTGAGGATGATGTCCATAAAAGCATCAAGTATAATGTTTGGGCCAGCACACCAAATGGCAACAAGAAGCTTCATGCAGCATATCAGGAGGCTCAGGAGAAGACTGGTGGCTGCCctgtatttctttttttctcg GTCAATACCAGCGGGCAATTTGTCGGTGTCGCTGAGATGTTGGGGCCTGTTGATTTTAACAAGAATTTGGAGTACTGGCAGCAAGACAAATGGAATGGCTGTTTCTCTGTCAAGTGGCATATTGTTAAAGACGTTCCTAACAGTTTGCTGAAGCATATTACTCTTGAAAATAATGAGAACAAGCCTGTGACTAATAGTAGGGACACTCAAGAG GTTAAGTTGGAACCAGggcttaaaatgatcaaaatattcaaggagCATTCAAGCAAAACATGCATTTTGGATGACTTTGGATTTTATGAGTCCCGCCAGAAGACAATTCAGGAGAAGAAGGCTAAGCAACAGCAGCAGTTTCAGAAGCAG GTATGGGAAGGAAAAACCCTTGATGAGAAGAAAGAGGTGGTGACAAATGGGCAAGTCAAAACACAAAATTCATCGGATGTTCCCTCTGAGATAACTAAGGAGTCTATCTCAATAGTGCATGCCAGCGAGGAGCTGAAACCTGCAGAAAATGGATCAATTGCAACTGGAGAAGCCCCAAAGGGTGCTAAGCCGGTTGTGGCTGAGAAGAGGGTTGTAGCAAATGGGGTTGCAAACGGTTGCTAG